A stretch of Desulfitobacterium dichloroeliminans LMG P-21439 DNA encodes these proteins:
- a CDS encoding cytochrome c3 family protein, with translation MKSKKIILGLALIALVITVLVGCKTQNQTPPPTGTATDQPVKPPAEAQYVGSESCKGCHSEYHGNFAKSQHAKAFTPLTDYSLTQPAGEIKLFDPKATDKTGNLDLANKDLVYGVMMDHYVIAKAPEGFSEKVYRVAALEKSGEKYVIKPAKGTDVDKDGKPDYTAESFTCGNCHAPGIEVNSKDYGVSCESCHGPGGNHVSATTKKGTMDPKTAVNACNTCHESNPSKNKDGVWTANTHYGTRNYFASKHGQSTSMTCLTCHESHKANASGQLLKADKPQAICAQCHEGKSFDLDKMMWKNPTDARGHFTKDHSFGALPYDKLGDKPKTPEIEITNQEAIDLITKLLPDAAK, from the coding sequence TTGAAATCCAAGAAAATAATACTCGGACTAGCATTGATTGCACTGGTTATCACGGTACTCGTTGGTTGCAAAACGCAGAATCAAACCCCGCCACCCACAGGTACTGCCACAGATCAGCCTGTGAAACCACCAGCTGAAGCTCAATATGTGGGTAGCGAAAGCTGCAAAGGCTGTCACTCGGAATACCATGGCAACTTTGCTAAATCGCAACACGCGAAAGCCTTTACGCCCCTCACAGATTATTCTTTAACCCAGCCAGCAGGAGAAATAAAGCTCTTTGATCCGAAGGCTACGGATAAGACTGGGAACCTTGATCTAGCCAATAAGGATCTGGTCTATGGGGTAATGATGGATCATTACGTCATTGCTAAAGCTCCCGAAGGGTTTAGTGAGAAGGTTTACCGTGTAGCTGCCCTGGAGAAGTCAGGAGAAAAATATGTCATCAAGCCGGCTAAAGGTACTGATGTGGATAAGGATGGTAAGCCTGATTATACAGCTGAAAGCTTCACCTGCGGCAATTGTCACGCCCCAGGTATTGAAGTGAATTCTAAAGACTATGGGGTATCCTGTGAGTCCTGTCATGGCCCCGGTGGAAATCACGTAAGTGCCACTACCAAGAAAGGAACCATGGATCCAAAGACTGCTGTCAACGCATGTAATACCTGTCATGAAAGCAATCCAAGTAAGAATAAGGATGGGGTATGGACAGCTAACACCCACTATGGAACACGAAATTATTTTGCCAGCAAGCATGGGCAAAGTACTTCGATGACCTGTTTGACCTGTCACGAATCCCATAAGGCGAATGCCAGCGGTCAATTACTCAAAGCTGATAAACCCCAAGCTATCTGTGCTCAGTGCCATGAAGGGAAATCCTTTGATCTTGACAAGATGATGTGGAAGAATCCCACAGATGCTCGAGGACACTTTACTAAGGATCACAGCTTTGGCGCTCTCCCTTATGATAAGCTAGGTGATAAACCTAAGACACCAGAGATTGAGATTACCAATCAAGAGGCTATCGATCTGATTACCAAGCTACTGCCGGATGCAGCAAAGTAA
- a CDS encoding DnaJ C-terminal domain-containing protein gives MDFKDYYAILGVSSDAEDKVIKKAYQKLAKKYHPDVNPDNKEAEEKFKEVTEAYQAISDPEKRSKYDELKQNYDAWKKRGGRGEFDWNRWQARPGEGTQTRTMTPEEFAEIFGDRGFGDRGFSGGFSGAGDFSDFFSTIFGGGDPFGQSRSNRAARAQVGRDLELEVSVTLEEAYQGTTRLIDFDDKRIQAKIPKGVRTGSKVRLAGQGGAGYGGGANGDLYLLITVEKNSFFDREGDDLTTEVPVDFYKAALGGEVSIITLAGEVLMKIPPKIQAKAKLRLKGKGMPRLENPDQAGDLYAQISIVLPREMSADEMDDLRALAERYHN, from the coding sequence ATGGATTTTAAAGATTATTATGCTATTCTTGGTGTATCCAGCGATGCGGAGGACAAGGTTATTAAAAAGGCCTATCAAAAATTGGCTAAAAAATATCATCCGGATGTCAACCCAGACAATAAAGAGGCAGAAGAAAAGTTCAAAGAAGTCACTGAGGCATATCAGGCCATCAGCGATCCTGAAAAACGCAGTAAATACGATGAGTTAAAACAAAACTATGATGCTTGGAAGAAGCGTGGGGGTAGGGGCGAATTTGATTGGAATCGCTGGCAAGCTCGACCTGGTGAGGGAACTCAGACTAGGACGATGACTCCTGAAGAATTTGCCGAAATCTTTGGAGACAGGGGATTTGGTGATCGGGGATTTAGTGGTGGTTTCTCAGGTGCTGGAGATTTTTCGGATTTTTTCTCAACGATCTTTGGTGGGGGAGATCCTTTTGGTCAATCACGAAGCAACCGCGCAGCCCGTGCACAAGTAGGTCGAGACTTGGAATTGGAAGTTAGTGTAACCCTTGAGGAGGCGTATCAAGGGACGACTCGGCTTATTGACTTTGACGATAAACGAATTCAGGCGAAGATACCCAAAGGAGTGCGTACAGGGTCGAAAGTGAGATTAGCAGGGCAGGGCGGAGCCGGGTATGGTGGTGGAGCCAATGGCGATCTTTATCTTCTGATTACTGTGGAAAAGAATTCTTTCTTCGACCGCGAAGGAGATGACTTAACAACTGAGGTTCCTGTTGATTTCTACAAAGCAGCGTTGGGAGGCGAGGTGAGTATCATAACTTTGGCTGGAGAAGTGCTTATGAAAATCCCTCCAAAAATTCAAGCGAAGGCAAAATTGCGCCTTAAAGGGAAAGGAATGCCTCGCTTAGAGAATCCTGATCAAGCCGGGGATCTTTATGCGCAAATCTCCATTGTTCTTCCTAGGGAGATGAGTGCAGACGAGATGGATGATCTTCGTGCTCTTGCCGAACGATATCATAATTAA
- a CDS encoding glutaredoxin family protein, with amino-acid sequence MKPVTMFVLESCPYCKEALRWMEELKAENVHYDRVAFTIVDEQLHPEISRQYSYYYVPTYFVNGIKVHEGAATKDIVRNVFEKALEP; translated from the coding sequence ATGAAACCAGTTACGATGTTTGTTTTGGAATCCTGTCCGTATTGCAAAGAAGCGCTTCGTTGGATGGAAGAGCTCAAGGCTGAAAATGTCCATTATGATAGGGTAGCGTTTACTATCGTTGACGAACAACTTCACCCGGAGATATCAAGGCAGTATTCCTACTATTATGTTCCAACATATTTTGTTAATGGAATAAAGGTTCATGAGGGAGCTGCTACAAAGGATATCGTCCGCAATGTATTTGAAAAAGCCTTGGAACCTTGA